ATTAGGAGCTCGGATATGGCTTGGCGTTCTGAAAAGGGCGTATCAGGCGCTTGACATAGGACAAATTCCTCGATTTTTTGATCCCCAGCAACATCAAATTTCCTATAAGCTTTCCCTTGTGAAAACTTTTCCGGGTTGAGCGTAACTCAGTGATTTCATCAGCGACTCGTAGTCGGAGCTGTTCGTGCCGGCATTCACAAATTGTTTGAGCCACTCCCGAAATGCTGCATTCAAGGTAGTTCGCTGCTGCTGAGCTTTTTGGCGTGCCTTTTTGATGAGTTCATCTTCGGCGCTCAATGTTATATTTTTCAATATGATGTGTTTCTTTTTTACTATGATTGTGTACACTAATTTAGTGTTTATTTCTAATAAAAAGAAGTGTAAATTTTGCTTTAAAGAGATAGGGATGCTAAGGGATTCACCCGATCTCTGCCTCAAATCGCTTGGGCAGCGACAAGAGTGATATGGAATATAGCTGCATTAATGGCTTCATTTTATGTGACTCGGCAGATCCCACTTCTCGTTGGGCGCCACACAACTATAACAATTATATCAATAATTGATAACAAACTGACATCCTGCTGCACCGAATTGGATCAGCGGGTCTCTCTGGACGTATTTCGGTTGATGAAAAGTTTTATTCGTTGTAACAGTGCTGTCTTATGCTCTTACAACCGGTGAGCAAGCCATTAGCCGAAACAGGAATCCTCAAGTTACGAGAAAAATATGAAAGCAAATGATTTTTTTAAAGATAGAGTAATAATAATCTCCGGTGCTTCCAGTGGAATCGGCAAAGAACTATCCCTGCTATTTGCCAAGTTTCAGGCAAGGCTTGTTCTGGCAGCACGACGCTCTGATAAACTTGCTGAATTGGAAAGCCAAATTCAGAGATCTGGCGGCCAGGCCATTTCAATAAAAACTGACATGTCTCATAGAGCAGAGGTCAGGAAATTAGTTAATACGACGTTGGCTAAATGGAACAGAATTGATATTTTTATTTCAAACGCTGGACAGTATATACAAAGCCCAATCAATAATTCAGGAATGATTGATTTCCAAAAGTCTTTTGACATAAACTTTTTTGGCTCATACTATGCCGTAAAAGAAGCACTACCACACATGATCGAGCAAAAGTCAGGGCATTTTGTTTTAATCAATTCCTTGGATGCAAAAAAAGGAATTGTTGGTGAT
The nucleotide sequence above comes from bacterium. Encoded proteins:
- a CDS encoding SDR family oxidoreductase, encoding MKANDFFKDRVIIISGASSGIGKELSLLFAKFQARLVLAARRSDKLAELESQIQRSGGQAISIKTDMSHRAEVRKLVNTTLAKWNRIDIFISNAGQYIQSPINNSGMIDFQKSFDINFFGSYYAVKEALPHMIEQKSGHFVLINSLDAKKGIVGDAPYVAAKCALDGLADVLRQEVKPYGIIVTTVYPGRVDTPMIQDLKVPWISVKISAARVANAVARGILKRKPIIIVPRLFFPLGALNSTSPRLMDWFYSKFQLEGKKIL